The following coding sequences are from one Pseudonocardia sp. EC080619-01 window:
- a CDS encoding type I polyketide synthase codes for MQDHRNQPQESPDKHDRIVDSLRRVTTDLRRARRRIDELESIGNEPVAIVGMGCRLPGGVDSPESLWDLVSAGGDGIAEFPGDRGWDLDALRGTGEGGSATARGGFLDDAAGVDAGFFGISPREAAAMDPQQRLLLEVSWEALERAGIDPTSLRGSPAGVFVGSYHWGSPSADAGTELGGHALTGTAASVLSGRLSYTLGLEGPAVTVDTACSSSLVALHLAAHSLRSGESSLAVVGGVTILADPSVFVEFSAQGGLSLDGRCKAFSDDADGTGWAEGVGVLVAERLSDARANGHRVLAVLRGSAVNQDGASNGLTAPHGPSQERVITQALERAGLTPADVDAVEAHGTGTRLGDPIEAQAILATYGRDRDAGTPLHLGSLKSNIGHTQAAAGVAGVIKMVQALRHGVLPPTLHAAEPSSHVDWSAGSVRLLDERTAWPETGRPRRAGVSSFGISGTNAHAVLEQAPAEEETGAGERPDGVLAWVLSGHTAQARRDRAAALHARLRDDSTAGPHDVGHALLATRARHEHRAVVVGAGRDDLLDGTGALAAGTPAPHVVHGAADVEGRTVFVFPGQGAQWLGMGARLLDESPVFAARIAECAGALDPVTGWSLHDVLRGADGAPDAERVDVLQPASFAVMVALAALWRAHGVEPDAVVGHSQGEIAAAVVSGALSLHDGARVVALRSRAIGRSLAGRGGMMSIALPVDSVSGRLEGYAGRVSVAAVNGPRSVVVSGEPQALDELGAVLDGEGVRVRRVAVDYASHSHQVEDLRGEILETLAGLSPQASAVPLYSTLTGDLLDTSTMDASYWYENLRNRVRFADAVGALAAAGHRVFVESAAHPVLSTAVQDALDDAGITGVAGGTLRRDQGGHDRFLLSAAELYVRGLDVDWTVLFDAGAAARVDLPTYPFQHERYWSTRTATAAAPDTGAMDAEFWTAVEQADLPALTAALGTDEASVAAILPGLSAWRRSRADRADVDAWRYRVEWATAPQPPRTGPTGDWLVVSATGTDPADVAGVLVGHGAGVRPLVLGDDDADRGLLRARIEDATPGGEITGVVSLLAAAEDDDPRHPGLTRGLALSVALVQALVDAGSDAPLWHLTRGTATAAPGDTVTRPLQSQVAALGWTAAVEHPHRRGGTVDLPEELDGRTGDRLAAVLAGRLGDEDQLAVRPSGVLTRRIVRAGRGGRAPARKWSPRGTTVVTGGSGTLAPDLARRLAADGAEHVVLLSRRGADAPGTAALVAELADAGTEAEAVACDITDRAAVAALLDRLAAQGRTVGTVLHTAAVIGLAAIADTTVDEFAEVVHAKVTGARILDELLDDPDTDLVLYSSTAGMWGSGVHAAYAAGNAFLSALAQQRRARGLRATSVHWGKWPDADSGRTEADPHRIRRSGLEYLDPQRALTGLRCVLDDDETVVGLMDVDWDVYHDVFTAGRPSHLFDAIPEVRARLDRAAAPAAGRAGGDLAARLQPLSAAERSRLLITLVRTEAAAVLGHASADAFGERRAFRDAGFDSVTAVDLRNRLAAATGLVLPSTLVFDHPNPAALAGRLEEAALGAGDGTQQHSSGPAGSATDGDPIAVIGMSCRYPGGADTPEALLRLALDGVDAITGFPAGRGWDAAALHDPDPDRPGRTYSVQGGFLHTAADFDAGFFGISPREATAMDPQQRMLLETSWEAFERAGIDPASLRGSSTGTFVGATYQDYATTMANAAGDTETHMVTGTAASVLSGRVSYLLGLEGPAVTLDTACSSSLVAMHLACRSLRSGESSLALAGGAAVMATPQAFVGFSRQRALAADGRCKPFSEAADGMTLAEGVGVVLLERLSDARRHGHPVLGVIRGSAINQDGASNGLTAPNGPSQQRVIRRALADAGLTAADVDVVEAHGTGTALGDPIEAQALLATYGHDRDEPLRLGSVKSAIGHTQAAAGVAGVITMIAAMRAGELPGIQHLDAPTSHVDWTSGAVELLTGRTAWPETGRPRRAGVSSFGISGTNAHVLLEQAAPAEVGEPADAAAGPVPWAVSARSADALRAQAARLRDAAGRDPQDPARTGHALATTRATFDHRAVVVGETPDDFARGLTALADGTSAAGLVTGTAAEDPAGPVFVFPGQGAQWWGMGRELLATSEAFRTAVDDCAAALAPHVDWSLHDVLTGDGDPALLERVDVVQPALFAMMVGLAAVWRAHGVEPAAVVGHSQGEIAAAYVAGALDLDDAARVVALRSRALPRLSGRGGMVSVAAPAGRVTELIAPWDGALSVAAVNGPSSVVVSGDAGALDELLPACESAGVRARRVSVDYASHGPHVEAVRDELAEVLAPVTPRTPAVPFYSTVTGGRLDTTEDGGVDGTYWYTNLRHTVRMQDATEALLAAGHRIFVEVSPHPVLAGPIQETQEAADPDGTAAAVVLGTLRRDEGGPARVLTSLAEAYVHGAAVDWTTTLPATGGGHVDLPTYAFRRRTYWPEPKADPSGAADDAAFWDLVDGQDPAAFADALGVPGGALDTVLPALSAWRAGSRARTRANDLRYRVDWAPVPEPAAGPPAGRVLVVGDGPATGTEDDGLLDAFGPGAVPVTDPGTGRAGWAAELARHAADGPVTAVVALPDTTGRPHPDHPGVPAALARTLALVQALGDAGVTAPLWCLTRGAVGTTPGDAVTDPEQGTLWGLGRVVALEHPDRWGGLIDLPAGPDARTAQRVAALVAGAGTEDQLAVRAHGVLARRLTHAAPAAPRPGRGGCDRGTVLVTGGTGGIGGRTALRAAERGAGHLLLTSRRGEDAPGAAALRAELEALGAQVTIAACDAADRDALAALLDGLPADLPLTAVVHSAGVADGDAPVADLTVEQLDALLRSKLTAARNLHELTRDTELDAFVLFSSGAAVWGSGGQPGYAAANAYLDALAAHRRGLGLPATSVAWGTFGEVGMATDPQVHERLHRQGVPAMDPADALAALELALGEGDTAVAVTRMDWEVFAPSFTALRPSPLLGTVPEAVAALADGQATVPGDTGADAAVPPLRGRLEALPTAERARALVEAVRGEAAATLGHSGTDGTDGPDAIPAGRAFRDVGFDSVTAVELRNRLRAGLGLPLPAALVFDHPTPTDLARHLGTLLFGDTPGEQGTTRADDPDAHIREVLASVPVGRLRRAGLLDMVLGLADADPGAADEPDPDAGRTEEHGTESLDDMDAEALLRLVTENSAN; via the coding sequence ATGCAGGACCACCGGAACCAGCCGCAGGAATCGCCGGACAAGCACGACAGAATCGTCGACTCGCTCCGCCGGGTCACGACGGATCTGCGCCGTGCCCGCCGCCGTATCGACGAACTGGAATCGATCGGGAACGAACCGGTCGCGATCGTCGGAATGGGCTGCCGGTTGCCCGGCGGCGTCGATTCCCCGGAATCGTTGTGGGATCTGGTGTCCGCCGGTGGCGACGGGATCGCGGAGTTCCCGGGCGACCGCGGCTGGGACCTCGACGCGCTGCGGGGCACCGGCGAGGGCGGCAGCGCCACCGCCCGCGGCGGGTTCCTCGACGACGCCGCCGGGGTCGACGCCGGGTTCTTCGGGATCTCCCCGCGCGAGGCGGCCGCGATGGACCCGCAGCAGCGGCTGCTGCTGGAGGTCTCCTGGGAGGCCCTCGAACGCGCCGGGATCGACCCCACCTCGCTGCGCGGGAGCCCGGCCGGTGTCTTCGTCGGCTCGTACCACTGGGGCAGCCCGTCCGCCGACGCCGGCACCGAGCTGGGCGGGCACGCCCTGACCGGCACCGCCGCGAGCGTCCTGTCCGGGCGGCTCTCCTACACGCTCGGGCTCGAGGGCCCCGCGGTCACCGTGGACACCGCGTGCTCGTCGTCGCTGGTCGCGCTGCACCTGGCGGCGCACTCGCTGCGCAGCGGTGAGTCGTCGCTCGCCGTCGTCGGCGGGGTGACGATCCTCGCCGACCCGTCGGTCTTCGTGGAGTTCAGCGCCCAGGGCGGGCTGTCGCTGGACGGGCGCTGCAAGGCGTTCTCCGACGACGCCGACGGCACCGGCTGGGCCGAGGGCGTCGGCGTGCTGGTGGCGGAGCGGCTCTCCGACGCCCGCGCCAACGGGCACCGGGTGCTCGCCGTCCTCCGCGGCTCCGCGGTGAACCAGGACGGCGCCTCGAACGGCCTGACCGCCCCGCACGGGCCGTCCCAGGAACGCGTCATCACCCAGGCACTGGAGCGGGCCGGGCTCACCCCCGCCGACGTCGACGCCGTCGAGGCGCACGGCACCGGCACCCGGCTCGGCGACCCGATCGAGGCCCAGGCGATCCTCGCCACCTACGGCCGCGACCGCGACGCCGGGACACCGCTGCACCTGGGCTCGCTCAAGTCCAACATCGGCCACACCCAGGCCGCCGCCGGCGTCGCCGGCGTGATCAAGATGGTGCAGGCGCTCCGCCACGGGGTGCTGCCGCCGACCCTGCACGCCGCCGAGCCGTCGTCGCACGTGGACTGGTCGGCCGGGTCGGTGCGGCTGCTCGACGAGCGCACCGCGTGGCCGGAGACCGGCCGCCCCCGGCGGGCCGGGGTGTCGTCGTTCGGCATCAGCGGCACCAACGCCCACGCCGTGCTGGAGCAGGCACCCGCCGAGGAGGAGACCGGGGCGGGGGAGCGCCCCGACGGCGTCCTCGCGTGGGTCCTGTCCGGGCACACCGCGCAGGCCCGCCGCGACCGGGCGGCCGCGCTGCACGCCCGGCTGCGCGACGACAGCACCGCCGGCCCGCACGACGTCGGCCACGCGCTGCTGGCCACCCGCGCCCGGCACGAGCACCGGGCCGTCGTCGTCGGTGCCGGGCGCGACGACCTGCTCGACGGGACCGGGGCGCTCGCGGCCGGGACGCCCGCCCCGCACGTCGTGCACGGTGCCGCCGACGTCGAGGGCCGCACCGTGTTCGTGTTCCCCGGCCAGGGGGCGCAGTGGCTCGGGATGGGTGCCCGGCTGCTCGACGAGTCCCCGGTGTTCGCCGCGCGGATCGCGGAGTGCGCCGGCGCCCTCGACCCGGTCACCGGCTGGTCGCTGCACGACGTGCTCCGCGGCGCCGACGGCGCGCCGGACGCGGAGCGGGTGGACGTGCTGCAGCCGGCGTCGTTCGCGGTGATGGTCGCGCTCGCGGCGCTGTGGCGCGCCCACGGTGTGGAGCCGGACGCGGTGGTCGGCCACTCGCAGGGCGAGATCGCGGCGGCCGTCGTGTCCGGTGCGCTGTCGCTGCACGACGGGGCCCGGGTCGTGGCCCTGCGCAGCCGGGCGATCGGGCGGTCGCTGGCCGGGCGGGGCGGCATGATGTCGATCGCGCTGCCGGTCGACTCGGTGTCCGGCCGGTTGGAGGGGTACGCGGGCCGGGTCTCGGTGGCCGCGGTCAACGGACCGCGCTCGGTGGTCGTCTCCGGCGAGCCGCAGGCGCTCGACGAGCTCGGCGCGGTGCTCGACGGCGAGGGGGTCCGGGTCCGCCGCGTCGCGGTCGACTACGCCTCGCACTCGCACCAGGTCGAGGACCTGCGCGGGGAGATCCTGGAGACTCTCGCGGGCCTGTCGCCGCAGGCGTCCGCGGTGCCGCTGTACTCGACGCTGACCGGCGACCTCCTCGACACGTCCACGATGGACGCCTCCTACTGGTACGAGAACCTGCGCAACCGCGTCCGGTTCGCCGACGCCGTCGGCGCGCTCGCCGCGGCCGGGCACCGGGTGTTCGTCGAGTCGGCCGCGCACCCGGTGCTGTCGACGGCGGTGCAGGACGCGCTCGACGACGCCGGCATCACCGGTGTCGCCGGTGGGACGCTGCGCCGCGACCAGGGTGGCCACGACCGGTTCCTGCTGTCCGCGGCGGAGCTGTACGTCCGCGGGCTCGACGTCGACTGGACGGTCCTGTTCGACGCCGGCGCCGCGGCCCGGGTGGACCTGCCCACCTACCCGTTCCAGCACGAGCGGTACTGGAGCACCCGGACCGCGACCGCCGCGGCCCCGGACACCGGCGCGATGGACGCCGAGTTCTGGACCGCCGTCGAGCAGGCCGACCTGCCCGCCCTGACCGCCGCGCTCGGCACCGACGAGGCCTCGGTCGCCGCGATCCTTCCCGGGCTGTCGGCCTGGCGCCGGTCCCGCGCCGACCGCGCGGACGTCGACGCCTGGCGCTACCGCGTCGAGTGGGCGACGGCCCCGCAGCCGCCCCGCACCGGACCGACCGGTGACTGGCTGGTGGTCTCCGCGACCGGCACGGACCCGGCTGACGTCGCCGGTGTCCTGGTGGGCCACGGCGCCGGCGTCCGTCCCCTCGTGCTCGGTGACGACGACGCCGACCGGGGCCTCCTGCGCGCCCGGATCGAGGACGCCACCCCAGGCGGGGAGATCACCGGTGTGGTCTCGCTGCTGGCCGCCGCCGAGGACGACGACCCCCGCCACCCCGGCCTGACCCGCGGTCTCGCCCTGTCGGTGGCGCTCGTCCAGGCACTCGTCGACGCCGGGTCCGACGCCCCGCTGTGGCACCTCACCCGCGGCACGGCCACCGCCGCGCCCGGCGACACCGTGACCCGGCCGCTGCAGAGCCAGGTCGCCGCGCTCGGCTGGACCGCCGCCGTCGAGCACCCGCACCGCCGGGGCGGCACCGTCGACCTGCCCGAGGAGCTCGACGGCCGGACCGGCGACCGGCTCGCCGCCGTCCTGGCCGGGCGGCTCGGCGACGAGGACCAGCTCGCCGTCCGCCCGTCCGGCGTCCTCACCCGCCGCATCGTCCGCGCCGGCCGCGGCGGCCGGGCCCCGGCCCGGAAGTGGAGCCCCCGCGGCACCACCGTGGTGACCGGCGGGTCCGGCACCCTGGCCCCCGACCTGGCGCGGCGGCTGGCCGCCGACGGCGCGGAGCACGTCGTGCTGCTGTCCCGCCGCGGCGCCGACGCCCCGGGCACGGCCGCGCTGGTCGCGGAGCTGGCCGACGCCGGCACCGAGGCCGAGGCGGTCGCCTGCGACATCACCGACCGGGCCGCCGTCGCCGCGCTGCTGGACCGCCTCGCCGCGCAGGGCCGCACCGTCGGCACCGTCCTGCACACCGCGGCGGTGATCGGGCTGGCCGCGATCGCCGACACGACCGTGGACGAGTTCGCCGAGGTCGTGCACGCCAAGGTGACCGGCGCCCGGATCCTCGACGAGCTGCTCGACGACCCGGACACCGACCTCGTCCTGTACTCGTCGACGGCGGGCATGTGGGGCAGCGGCGTGCACGCCGCCTACGCCGCGGGCAACGCGTTCCTGTCCGCGCTGGCGCAGCAGCGCCGCGCCCGCGGGCTGCGCGCCACCTCGGTGCACTGGGGCAAGTGGCCCGACGCCGACTCCGGCCGCACCGAGGCCGACCCGCACCGGATCCGGCGCAGCGGCCTGGAGTACCTCGACCCGCAGCGCGCGCTGACCGGGCTGCGCTGCGTCCTCGACGACGACGAGACCGTCGTCGGCCTGATGGACGTCGACTGGGACGTCTACCACGACGTCTTCACCGCCGGCCGTCCCTCGCACCTGTTCGACGCGATCCCGGAGGTCCGGGCCCGGCTCGACCGGGCCGCGGCGCCCGCCGCCGGCCGAGCGGGCGGGGACCTCGCCGCACGCCTGCAGCCGCTGTCCGCGGCCGAGCGCTCCCGGCTGCTGATCACGCTGGTCCGCACCGAGGCCGCCGCCGTGCTCGGGCACGCCTCCGCCGACGCGTTCGGCGAGCGCCGCGCCTTCCGCGATGCCGGGTTCGACTCGGTGACCGCGGTCGACCTGCGCAACCGGCTCGCCGCCGCGACCGGCCTGGTGCTGCCCTCCACCCTGGTCTTCGACCACCCGAACCCCGCCGCGCTCGCGGGCCGCTTGGAGGAGGCCGCGCTCGGCGCCGGGGACGGGACGCAGCAGCACTCGTCCGGCCCGGCGGGCAGCGCCACCGACGGCGACCCGATCGCCGTGATCGGCATGAGCTGCCGCTACCCGGGTGGCGCCGACACCCCCGAGGCGCTGCTGCGGCTCGCGCTCGACGGCGTCGACGCGATCACCGGGTTCCCCGCGGGCCGCGGCTGGGACGCCGCCGCCCTGCACGACCCCGACCCGGACCGGCCCGGCCGCACCTACTCCGTGCAGGGCGGATTCCTGCACACCGCCGCCGACTTCGACGCCGGGTTCTTCGGGATCTCCCCGCGCGAGGCGACCGCGATGGACCCGCAGCAACGGATGCTGCTGGAGACCTCGTGGGAGGCGTTCGAGCGCGCCGGGATCGACCCCGCGTCGCTCCGCGGCAGCAGCACCGGCACCTTCGTCGGCGCCACCTACCAGGACTACGCGACGACGATGGCGAACGCCGCGGGTGACACCGAGACCCACATGGTCACCGGCACCGCCGCCAGCGTGCTGTCCGGCCGGGTGTCGTACCTGCTGGGCCTGGAGGGGCCCGCCGTCACCCTGGACACGGCGTGCTCGTCGTCGCTGGTCGCGATGCACCTGGCCTGCCGGTCGCTGCGCAGCGGGGAGAGCTCGCTGGCACTGGCCGGCGGCGCCGCGGTGATGGCGACCCCGCAGGCGTTCGTCGGGTTCAGCCGGCAGCGGGCACTCGCCGCCGACGGCCGCTGCAAGCCGTTCTCCGAGGCCGCTGACGGGATGACCCTCGCCGAGGGCGTCGGCGTCGTGCTGCTGGAGCGGCTCTCCGACGCGCGCCGCCACGGGCACCCGGTGCTCGGCGTGATCCGCGGGTCGGCGATCAACCAGGACGGCGCCTCCAACGGGCTGACCGCGCCGAACGGGCCGTCCCAGCAGCGTGTGATCCGCCGGGCGCTGGCCGACGCGGGACTGACCGCGGCCGACGTCGACGTCGTCGAGGCACACGGCACCGGCACCGCGCTCGGCGACCCGATCGAGGCCCAGGCGCTCCTCGCGACCTACGGCCACGACCGGGACGAGCCGCTGCGGCTGGGGTCGGTGAAGTCCGCGATCGGGCACACGCAGGCCGCCGCGGGCGTCGCCGGAGTGATCACGATGATCGCCGCGATGCGTGCCGGGGAGCTGCCCGGCATCCAGCACCTCGACGCGCCGACCAGCCACGTCGACTGGACCTCGGGGGCCGTCGAGCTGCTCACCGGCCGCACCGCGTGGCCGGAGACCGGCCGGCCGCGCCGCGCCGGGGTGTCGTCGTTCGGGATCAGCGGCACCAACGCCCACGTCCTCCTCGAACAGGCGGCCCCCGCCGAGGTGGGGGAGCCGGCCGATGCCGCGGCGGGACCCGTCCCGTGGGCGGTCTCCGCCCGCTCGGCCGACGCGCTGCGCGCCCAGGCGGCCCGGCTGCGCGACGCCGCCGGGCGCGACCCGCAGGACCCGGCTCGGACCGGGCACGCCCTGGCCACCACCCGCGCCACCTTCGACCACCGCGCCGTCGTCGTGGGGGAGACGCCCGACGATTTCGCGCGCGGCCTGACCGCGCTGGCCGACGGCACCTCCGCGGCCGGGCTGGTCACCGGCACCGCCGCCGAGGACCCCGCCGGTCCCGTCTTCGTGTTCCCGGGGCAGGGCGCCCAGTGGTGGGGGATGGGCCGCGAGCTGCTCGCGACCTCCGAGGCGTTCCGCACCGCGGTCGACGACTGCGCCGCCGCGCTGGCCCCGCACGTCGACTGGTCGCTGCACGACGTCCTCACCGGCGACGGCGACCCGGCGCTGCTGGAGCGCGTCGACGTCGTCCAGCCCGCGCTGTTCGCGATGATGGTCGGACTCGCCGCGGTCTGGCGCGCCCACGGCGTCGAGCCGGCCGCGGTCGTCGGGCACTCGCAGGGCGAGATCGCCGCCGCCTACGTGGCGGGTGCGCTCGACCTCGACGACGCGGCCCGCGTGGTGGCGCTGCGCAGCCGCGCGCTGCCGCGATTGTCCGGGCGCGGCGGGATGGTGTCGGTCGCGGCGCCCGCCGGCCGGGTCACGGAGCTGATCGCCCCCTGGGACGGCGCGCTGTCGGTCGCCGCGGTGAACGGGCCGTCGTCGGTGGTCGTCTCCGGCGACGCGGGCGCGCTCGACGAGCTGCTGCCCGCCTGCGAGTCCGCCGGGGTCCGCGCCCGCCGGGTCTCCGTCGACTACGCCTCGCACGGCCCGCACGTCGAGGCCGTGCGCGACGAGCTCGCCGAGGTACTCGCCCCCGTCACCCCGCGCACGCCTGCGGTGCCGTTCTACTCCACCGTCACCGGCGGGCGCCTCGACACCACCGAGGACGGCGGCGTCGACGGCACCTACTGGTACACGAACCTCCGGCACACCGTCCGGATGCAGGACGCGACCGAGGCCCTCCTCGCGGCCGGGCACCGGATCTTCGTCGAGGTCAGCCCGCACCCGGTGCTCGCGGGGCCGATCCAGGAGACCCAGGAGGCGGCCGACCCCGACGGCACCGCCGCCGCGGTCGTGCTGGGCACGCTGCGCCGCGACGAGGGCGGACCCGCCCGGGTGCTGACCTCGCTGGCCGAGGCGTACGTGCACGGCGCCGCCGTCGACTGGACGACGACCCTGCCCGCCACCGGTGGCGGTCACGTCGACCTGCCGACCTACGCGTTCCGGCGCCGCACCTACTGGCCCGAGCCGAAGGCGGACCCGTCGGGTGCCGCCGACGACGCCGCGTTCTGGGACCTCGTCGACGGCCAGGACCCGGCGGCGTTCGCGGACGCGCTCGGCGTGCCCGGCGGCGCACTCGACACCGTGCTGCCGGCGCTGTCCGCCTGGCGCGCCGGGTCCCGCGCCCGCACCCGCGCGAACGACCTGCGCTACCGCGTCGACTGGGCCCCGGTCCCGGAGCCCGCCGCGGGCCCGCCCGCCGGGCGGGTACTGGTCGTGGGCGACGGACCGGCTACCGGCACCGAGGACGACGGGCTGCTCGACGCGTTCGGCCCCGGCGCCGTCCCCGTCACCGACCCCGGCACCGGGCGCGCGGGGTGGGCCGCCGAGCTGGCCCGGCACGCCGCCGACGGCCCGGTCACCGCGGTCGTGGCACTCCCGGACACGACGGGACGACCGCACCCCGACCACCCGGGCGTCCCCGCCGCGCTGGCCCGGACCCTCGCGCTCGTCCAGGCACTCGGCGACGCCGGGGTCACGGCACCGCTGTGGTGCCTGACCCGCGGCGCCGTCGGTACCACGCCCGGAGACGCCGTCACCGATCCCGAGCAGGGCACCCTGTGGGGTCTCGGCCGCGTCGTCGCCCTCGAGCACCCCGACCGGTGGGGCGGGCTGATCGACCTGCCCGCCGGCCCGGACGCCCGGACCGCGCAGCGGGTCGCCGCGCTGGTCGCCGGGGCCGGGACCGAGGACCAGCTCGCGGTCCGCGCCCACGGCGTCCTCGCCCGCCGGCTCACCCACGCCGCACCGGCCGCACCGCGCCCCGGGCGCGGCGGCTGCGACCGCGGCACCGTGCTGGTGACCGGCGGCACCGGCGGCATCGGCGGGCGGACGGCGCTGCGGGCCGCCGAGCGCGGCGCCGGGCACCTGCTGCTGACCAGCCGCCGCGGCGAGGACGCCCCCGGCGCGGCGGCGTTGCGCGCCGAGCTGGAGGCGCTCGGCGCGCAGGTCACGATCGCCGCCTGCGACGCCGCCGACCGCGACGCGCTCGCCGCCCTGCTGGACGGGCTGCCCGCGGACCTGCCGCTGACGGCCGTCGTGCACTCGGCGGGCGTCGCCGACGGGGACGCCCCCGTGGCGGACCTGACCGTGGAGCAGCTCGACGCCTTGCTGCGGTCCAAGCTGACGGCGGCCCGGAACCTGCACGAGCTCACCCGCGACACCGAGCTGGACGCGTTCGTGCTGTTCTCCTCCGGCGCCGCCGTGTGGGGCAGCGGCGGCCAGCCCGGCTACGCCGCGGCCAACGCCTACCTCGACGCCCTCGCCGCACACCGCCGCGGGCTCGGACTGCCGGCGACGTCGGTCGCCTGGGGCACGTTCGGCGAGGTCGGCATGGCCACCGATCCGCAGGTGCACGAGCGCCTGCACCGCCAGGGGGTCCCGGCGATGGACCCGGCCGACGCACTGGCCGCGCTGGAGCTGGCGCTCGGCGAGGGCGACACCGCGGTGGCGGTGACGCGCATGGACTGGGAGGTCTTCGCGCCGAGCTTCACCGCGCTGCGTCCCAGCCCGCTGCTGGGCACGGTGCCCGAGGCGGTCGCCGCGCTCGCCGACGGGCAGGCCACGGTCCCCGGTGACACCGGCGCGGACGCGGCCGTCCCACCGCTGCGCGGCCGCCTGGAGGCGCTGCCGACCGCCGAGCGGGCCCGGGCGCTGGTCGAGGCGGTCCGCGGCGAGGCGGCGGCCACCCTCGGCCACAGCGGCACCGACGGCACCGACGGCCCCGACGCGATTCCTGCCGGGCGCGCGTTCCGCGACGTCGGGTTCGACTCGGTGACCGCGGTGGAGCTGCGCAACCGGCTCCGCGCCGGGCTCGGGCTGCCGCTGCCCGCGGCGCTCGTCTTCGACCACCCGACACCCACCGACCTGGCCCGCCACCTGGGGACGCTGCTGTTCGGCGACACCCCCGGCGAGCAGGGCACCACCCGAGCCGACGATCCCGACGCCCACATCCGCGAGGTCCTCGCCTCCGTCCCCGTCGGACGGCTGCGACGGGCCGGACTGCTGGACATGGTGCTGGGCCTCGCCGACGCCGACCCCGGTGCCGCCGACGAACCCGACCCCGACGCGGGCCGGACCGAGGAGCACGGCACGGAGTCCCTCGACGACATGGACGCCGAAGCGCTGCTGCGGCTCGTCACCGAGAACTCGGCGAACTGA